TTATGATggaaatgatttaaattaagattaattgAACCTGATTAAAACATTAAAGCAACATTCATAAATTAGCATTCATTGATGAATTATGAACTTGattaattaaagcaaattaTTTTACTAACTTGTCAGTTCAGTTTTTTTAAGTATGCAAGTATTGTAAATGTGACTAGCTAACTAGTATAACATTACCGTTGGATAGTTATATTCTGTCTCAGTCACTTCAACAATAAATTTCTGATATTCTCTTATGCTTTGCTAGATATTATTGCTTTATGTATGAATTCAGGAAGTCATGTCATGTTTCTGCTAGTAGCTAATTAACATATTTTGTGCCCTGATACACTTAAAAGGCtataattttcttaaagtctTGTATTTGGTACTCAAAATATGGTAATTTCAGGACTGAACTTTGCCGCTTCAGTGGGGCCAAGATATACCCTGGAAAGGGAATCAGATTTGTTCGGTCCGACTCTCAGGTAAGACTAATTATGCCAAGCTATTTCCATCTGAATTCTGAAGAGGCCATGCCATTTCTTTAGTCTTTAGGGACCATGTAATGTACTCCTGTGCTGTTATCTGACCAGTTAGGAAATGTTTGGACCTTTTGTTTATTTGATTGATTATTCCTCATTCATCAATGAAGGTCTTCCTCTTTGCTAATTCCAAATGCAAGAGGTACTTCCACAACCGGCTCAAGCCCTCAAAACTCACCTGGACAGCAATGTACAGGAAGCAGCATAAAAAGGTaggtaaattataaaaagagaagaaagattgCCATCCTCCTTTAATATTTGTATTGGAACTTAACTCTTCTATTTGACTTCTGCGATATCATCTTATGTTTTTTGTACTGACTATTTTGGTCCATGTTTTTGTCCCCGTCTCATCCAAACACCTGCAGGACATTGCTCAAGAAGCTGTTAAGAAAAGGCGTCGTACTGCTAAGAAACCTTATTCGAGGTCTATTGTCGGGGCAACTTTGGAGGTTATTCAAAAGAGAAGAACTGAGAAACCTGAAGTTCGTGATGCTGCTAGGGAGGCAGCTCTACGGTATAACTTTCTCCATCTTGGAGATCTTCCATTTTGTTCATGCAACTACTATCGGTGGCTAATTACTTTATTCTGTGGATTTCAGCGAAATTAAGGAAAGGATTAAGAAAACCAAGGATGAAAGGAAGGCGAAGAAAACAGAGGTGTTGGGCAAGACGCAGAAGGCACAAGGCAGAGGTAACATTCCAAAGGGTTCTGCGCCAAAGGGCCCCAAACTGGGAGGTGGGGGCGGAAAGCGGTGAAATTCAATTCTCTCCGCGGGTGTTGTAAGCTAGAAAAGTTATTGGCAATTTTGTAAGCATTGATATTAGTGTTTGGTTTTAGTAACACTTGGTGCGGTTTTGCTTGTTTTAGATTTTATTGTATGCATGAAGCTATTTCTGAATACGTTTTCCTCCACTGATATTTGACTTACAGTTCGTTTTTGACAGATAAATGGCCGATAAAAGTAGCATTGATCTTGAGCTTTAGCGTTGGTGATTTGCTTTTATGTTTCACACTCTTGTTACTGCAAATGCACCTTTTAGACTTAGAAAGAGATTTGTTTTGTGCAAAATGGCAATTCATTAGTTCCTTGGTTATGTTGTTGTGTGTCGATTTAGAATGATTGATATTCGGCCGGCCTTCATGGATCAAAATGGTGGGTCTAGTGGGTGAAGTATCTATCTTGCGTtagtaatggtttggtttggttttaatttttgtcaaaattataagtaaatcaaatttaaactactaaaattaaaatcaaattattatttattaattttaaaaattaaaaattataactaaatcatttgattttaattttaactatgatttttttaatttgatccataATCTCTCGTtaggtttatttattttttaaatatttaattagttatttttattaataattatttgattaataaaataaaataatttaagattaaattttatttttatttattaattactttataaatattaaatattttatatatttgtaatgcattaattaaaatacttgtaaaaaaatatattagttaatatatatattatgtgtatatataatatattaaataaataaatatattatatatatatattcgattTGATTTGGATCGATTCAATTACTCACGTATTCGGTTTAGTTTCGATTCAGATTTTGATTTGGATATAGtgaaaattataacaaaatcaTACTTATTGAAATAATGTtcgatttttttcaaattaaatcagtACCCAGTCAAACAATTTTTAACCGTATTGACCGGTTCAATTTCGATTCGATTCTCCATAATTTCGATTGCAATTGTCATCCTTAATTTTGCCCTCGgtttatttattcaaatttttgctAATACTTTTTCTTGCTCTTTAAAACAGAATGTTTTGTGATGGAACTTCTGAAAAACAAGAATGTTTGGGAATcaaagatggaaaaaaaattggataTCACTTAAATCATTAATTGCGCTTTTCATCCAacccaaaaattttaattataaggtACCATCAATAATCCATCTCGTTTACATTACTCAAAATTTCTCACTTCTGTTCaattgaaaattcataaaaccaAGCAATGGATAACTAGATTCTGTTAGCGTAATTAGTATTTTGTAATAAGGGTAGTTTAGtcttttgtttattattatatatatatatatatatattctctctttgtGTTCTATTTTTTCAACCCTAATTTTGTGGTTCAATAATAGTTTTGTTCttcctcttattcttcttcttctctttgtttAATTTACACGTTGGAATTACTTTGGTTTAAATTCTTTACAAATTTCAcggaaacaaaaatagaaagttGATATgaattgaaagtaaaaaaatgatattttttcaaaagttaaagaaatgtaaatgcataaataaaaaaatagagatctctatgtaaatataatatttaatcaaatataaatataaatttcattatatatttaagtaaatataaacacaaattttataaaataaaacaaacaaacaaacaataactaaaataaataataaatccaaagaaaaaaaaattaaatataatataatttataaaaattcttttattttatcatgGTTCTATTTCTCTatgtatatattacataatcacaactatatatacatacattcatatataatatatatacatacataatatatttataatttacttgaaaaaaagttaagaacaattatatatatatatatacatgtacataCAGATAAGAGATGGACACTCAtaagtcaaaaaaaaataagagttgCAATTGGCAAATCGAATATggataaaataacaaaatcataacaaaattgagaaaataaaaagataatgaCAACCAGAGTCGATTAAGGCCTATGCCTAGAGCCCCCAATTTTTTGGAACTCCAAAAAGATATAGTAATTGTTGGTTGGAACCCCAAAAAATACAGATCAGTAGCCACCCTCATTAAGACGTGCAAGTAGCGTGCCGCTATAGTCTCGCGCAATAAATGTGGAAggccacaaaatttattatgGCTTAGGACCCATTAAGCCTTGGGTCGGTCTTGAAGACAACAGATAAAATAGCAGATCCTGACAAGAGTGTTTAAGGAGATAAAAAGACAACGATAAAAAACGAAATGATAGAACTATGATAAAATCGAGAAAATATAAAGACGATGGCAGTGGCGGGAGTAACTTAAGAACAAGTTATGACTAAAAGTTTCAATTAAAGATGAAATAATAGAACTTAAGaaaatgcatttcaaaattgtgaaacagctctaaaatatttttaaaattacaaaaatgacttaaatattttttttcatatttcttcgAGTTTTCAAGTACCCAAAATGATATCATTTTCGTACATTAAAAATAGATATTATCTTTTGctgtattttttttgtcatttgaattttttattctccCAATGTCTGGTCGTCCCAacagacaatttttttttaattatattatttttagctAACACATAAAACTTGTAGTTTTGCGAGGAAGCTTATGGGcgtgttttattataatttttttttttttatcaaatatccaatttagtttttattttcaaattgttAGAAAACGACAATactatgaattatgaattattaatgcCGGGCCGGTTATGATGGAACCGTCGTTTcgcatttacatatataaaataaaatcaagggATGTGTTGTCGGTTCTCAGGACTGTATCCGCGTCCTGGGACGAACGATACGCGGATAAGCTCAGATCCGCTACCGAAGGTCCCACCACATCATCCAACATCTTCTAATAAACCATTGCCACATCAGCAAACAAACCCACATCCATTGACCTGGCGATCAGACACTAGACTACCTGAGCGTAAGTCCTGCTTGTTTCCCCACTTGATCATGGCGCCCTTCCATTCCACTGCACCAACTCCActcgctcgctctctctctctctctcgatacGTTCGGTTTCTCCCTCTAATCCACCCCTCCTAACCCCAATTTCACGCGTTTGTTTAGCGAGAAAGCATGGCCCGGGAAGATTTGGAGAGCAGGGCAGCGAAGAACAGAGGCGAAACTAGCTACTCCTCTGCGTATGTAATTGAGGAAACCGACGCCTACTGGACGTCGTGGTTGATTCCTGTGTTTGTTGTGGCCAACGTTGCTGTGTTTCTAGTCTCTATGTACATCAACAATTGCCCCAAGCACAACTATCGCTTCCACGACAAGTGCGTCGCAAGGTTTCTTGGCCGCTTCTCGTTCCAGCCTCTCGGCGAAAATCCTCTCCTCGGTCCTTCTTCTTCCACGTAATCAACTTTCTCtctcattgtttttttttttttttcttttttggtttttgttatGCTTCTGTTGTGTGTTAGGAGTATCGAACTGGAAATTTTGGGTGAAGCAAAAACTGGATCTTGGTGTGTTTGTTTGTGCGTTTTCAATTCGATGTTTCCCAGTGAGAATTTacttcttttgctttcttgGTAGTTCAGTATCTACGattttttcttacttattcttaGCGGCGGAGCTAAAAATTTTAGATAGGGCgggcaaaaattaaactcaaaattctgtttaaaatcaaataatataaaaaaattaaaataatgtaatattaaaatgtatatcaataaattatacaattgaCGTATTTTAATAACGttacataataatatcattattaattttattaaatatctattttttaatatacacaactaaattatcgttcaatcattaatttctaatttgattATGTAACCAAGTCTTGATCAGCTTCATGATTATCGTTCAATTAttgatctccaattcaattACGGAACCGagtttttacaaattttatgacaaaaaatatattttttgtcatagttacaaatatgtaattgacaaatttataacaaaaaatgaaaaaaaaaaaaaaatccctctAATTaaaatagagttaaaaaaaCGGTCAAGAAAGGTTAACATATACAAAAGAAAAGTGAGTcagatttttatatatcttatttttaattttcaatcaatacTGAAAGAAATATTGGTAGTCGCCACCATGGCCGGTGGTTTTCAGTGATCAAAGAtaaccacccgacacccttattcccatcaaccaacatactcaaaaattattaaaatctaACAGCCAAATTTCgtagatctaaacttaaactTTGGGCCAAATCCAATGCATGTAAATGCACTGATAGTTGTCACGGGCCACCGTGCCCGGTGATTTTCGACAATTAGAGGCAATCACCTGATACCCTTATCCTCATCGACAAATATACccaaaatctagaattttttaaaaatttagggtgggtatttagaaaaaaaattaaaaaaatatattatatataatatatttttaaaaaaattcaggGTAGGCAGTTGCCCACCCTTGGCTCTACGTGGCTTTGCCATTGCTTATTCGGTAATTCCTATAATGTTTGAGTTGGGATTGTCGTGGTTTCAAAATTAGGTATGTGGTTGTCCAGGTGTTTGATCAGTtgattatttggattaaatttaGTCGAAAATTCAATAATTCTGTGATGTTAATCTCCCTATTATTTTAGTTTCTCCTTATTTGATTCTGAAAATTTCTGAGTTACAATCTGGAATGAGTATGTGATATGAACTTGTGACTTCTCTGGCTGTCACTTCTTTCTGGAACAAGAAAAGCTTAATAGGAGATTAGGTATGATGCAAGTTATAAAGgcccacatagtgggattacGATTTGATATATTGTTTAGATGTACTAGGTTGGAAGTTGATACTGGAGAAGTTACTTTCTTCACTTTTGGGTTAATTCTTCAAAGAAAGTATTGATTGTTAGTTCATCTGGTTTCATCTTGCGGTTGTTGGGGTATGTGTGTGGAGTGTGATGCTAATTGCCTTTGTGTAGTTGGAGTAGACGTTGCTTGGTGGGAGGTGTGCTGGGATGTTGTCCCATTTTTTGGCTGTTATTTTCTTATGATTCCAAACAAATTCATTATTTGGTTGTGCCCTTTTCTCACTTGGGTTTGTGGTTCTTAAGCCGCTAGCACATTGTCTATGACCAGCTTCGTCTGTTTGTCTTGTGGTTGGGAACCTGTATATTATGAATTCTTGCATGTTGCAGAAAGTTGGTTAATCCTTCTGGCTCTTTAAGTTATTGCTAATTTTCTTGACTACTTAATTATGACCTCAAACAAGAACTGACGGCTGTACCCAAAGAATTTGCACAAAAAATATctgaaaaagagagaaaaaaccATTTGGTGTTTGATGTCTACAATGGGAAACTAAAGCCATTTGGGATCAGGTTCAGTGCTCgaggaaagaagaaatatgaaacagtgtttttgtaatttttagcTCCTTGTATCTATCATTACTGCTTGGCCTTGATACTTCATGCTACAAGAAAGGTGGGCAAGTTTGATGCAACATAAATTGTGTATAGTACAATCAAATTATGTGCTGGTTTTTAAGCTTAAGATAAGCTATCTTTTCATGGCTATAATTGATTTTGCTTGTGTCACAGTTATTTAATAGATATATTGGACTCCAGGCTTTGCCTTCATTTCCTGCATTTgcttttatatgtaaatttagtCCTAAGGAAGATGATTCTATGCAATGGTTTAAAAGACGGAATTTTGGTAACCTTGATTTCTGATATAGTAAGTTATATTTTTGGgtgaaaaatggaaaatggttttcaatgtttataatattgttgtttgtaataataataatcaagagATTAAAAATGCATGTACTGAAGTtcagcttttctttttttgaaggTTGGAGAAGTTAGGAGCTCTTGAGTGGAACAGAGTAGTGCACGAGCACCAACAATGGAGGCTTATTACTTGTATGTGGTTACATGCTGGTATTATTCATCTGCTTTCAAACATGTTGAGCCTGGTCTTTATTGGCATTCGCCTCGAACAACAATTTGGGTTTGGTATGTTTGCTGTTATTGAAGTTACTTTTGAACCATATCTTGTGACAAGTCGAGTGAAATATTATTGCTGAATCTATGAGCACGAAAATGTTATTGTTATGGGCTTTGTTATTGAGAAAGCATAAAACAAGTGtttgtgttttaatttaatGTCTCTACCATTGTTTCCTTTAGATGAATATTTGTGttctcatctttcttttttactatgCATACTGGGTATCTTGTatgtgttggcaatccatgTCTCACTCTGTAGTCTGTTCTAGACACAATTAGGTGTAGCTTTGTTGTAACAGGGCCCATTTGATCTCTTTTATTTGCTTCATATACCCTTTTATCCGCACGTAATGTTTGATTGTGGAAAAGTAGCATTTAGTTTGTCAGCTGACTTTTTATTCTTTGGCTTAAAATTTGCAGTTCGTGTTGGAATCATCTATCTGTTATCAGGTTTTGGTGGCAGTGTACTTTCTTCTCTATTCATTAGAAACAGCATTTCTGTTGGTGCTTCTGGTGCTCTTTTTGGGCTTCTTGGAGCAATGTTCTCAGAGCTCATTACCAACTGGACTATCTATACCAACAAGGTATATGGTGCTAAACCATGGTGCAGAATTTGGGTGTTTCTTGCTTTAAATTTTAGTCGTGGTCTATTATTCCTTTACGGTTTCTACACGTATTCTGCCTACACAATTCATAAACTGACTGCCAAGCATTGTTATTATGAGATAACACGTAGCTTAATCATTGCACTTAAGTAGGACAGTTTCTCACAACATGGTAACTTCTTCCCATGCTCCTTCCAGGCTGCAGCGCTCTTAACGCTCCTGGTCATTGTGATTATTAATCTAGCTATTGGAATTCTGCCACATGTTGATAATTTTGCCCATATTGGTGGATTTTTGACGGGGTGCCTGGCCGGCTTTATTTTGTTGCCCCGCCCTCAATTTGGATGGATAGAGCGTCGGAATCTCCCCGCTGATGTTCGCCTCAAATCCAAATACAAGGCGTACCAGTACGTGCTGTGGCTGATTTCTCTGATTCTTCTCATTGCTGGGTAAGAAACAATAAAATGCACAACCTTGTCGAATTAATGTGAGATTACATCAAGTTTgtacagcagcagcagcaacaaccaCAACATATCTTTTATCCCGTTGTGTGGGGAAAAGGCAACATTTAATTCTACCTCTTCAGTCATTTTTATCTATATGTGGCTTTATTTTCTGTAATAACTAATATCGTACCTAATTAATGCTTTGCCGCATTATGAATAGCTACCCAGATGATTAATGCCATCACTTTCTGCGATGTgggtttttgttattttctctaTTCGGGGCAAAGATCAGTTTGTGGGTTTTATCGTAAGACTGGAGAAAAAATCTGACCTGCATTGCCTTAGATGAATCTGTATAGTTCAGAGCTGATAGGACAGGAAAACGGCTTCttaccttttcttttccctGCAAAAATGCAGATTCACAGTAGGACTGGTGATGCTGTTGAGAGGAGTTAACGCGAATGAACATTGCCACTGGTGTCACTACCTGAGCTGCGTCCCAACCGACAGATGGAGGTGCGATTGAAGTTAAGAAGAGCTTCAGGCTTCAGCTTCTCCCCCGCTTGTTCATATTCAACCACAAGTTTTTCTTCCCAATTGGCTTTTGAGGTTATTTTCGACACACGACGAttatagttttgaatttttattcaaaGATAGAGTTTGCACTTGTATGGAACGGGGATGATCTTGTTCATGCAAACAGAAAATGTAATGAGCCTACGCTTATTCCATATTCAGGAATCAGGAGTATGTGATGGTTTGTGTTTTCCATGGATAAAGCTGTGAATAGAAATTGAGGAATCATGCAGAGTTATGCAATGGAAAATTTTGGAGTCAATTTGATTAAAACAATTCCAGAAAATCTGGTGTATTAGGTTAATCATGAATTGACAGagagggaaggagaagaagaaacagaaccTTGCAGGGTAGGTCAGTGAGAGACGCAAGGAAATTATGTCTAAACCATCAAAGATGCAGCCATGCAGGAAAACTGAAGTGACCTATTAAGTGTCTCGTCTGTCAGTCGGCCATTTCCAGTTAATTTGTCACCTTTTTGGTTAATTCTTTAAGCTGTGAATATAATGGTTAAATCTAAGATGGGAACAAATGCAAGCCTGAATGTGACAAATTGGGCATTAAAAAGGTTGCTGAGCAGACGATGAATCATCAAGGCTTAATGCATTATTTTGTTCTTGGATTAATCGAAAAAATGACTTTAAAGACCTTTAAGTATTTTGTATTAATTGTTCATACTTAGATCAAATATTTTTGTGCATTTTTCATTCCTGACTTAACTATTAACTACTCTTAAAAAAACGTTAACTTTGTTTCATCAGCATTGTCACttcatcaaatatataaaataataattaaatacataaaataattagatacatataaataaaattaataattaaatataaaaaatttaacaaatatacacatacacaaaattaataattaaatacacaaattaataattaactatacaaattaataactaaacaCACAATATCAATCGTCTAATACAAATAATCagatatataattttacataattaataatcaaatacataaaataattaaataaacatatatacaaaattaataattaaatatacaaatcaatcACACAGAACATCACATAGTAGCAACAGCTCgcttaagaagaagaagacgacgacgacgacgacaacGCTGGAGGTCTTCGTCGCTGTCGCGCACTAGATCTGATTTTGGGGGATAGAGCA
This genomic stretch from Diospyros lotus cultivar Yz01 chromosome 1, ASM1463336v1, whole genome shotgun sequence harbors:
- the LOC127809982 gene encoding 60S ribosomal protein L24-like; this encodes MVLKTELCRFSGAKIYPGKGIRFVRSDSQVFLFANSKCKRYFHNRLKPSKLTWTAMYRKQHKKDIAQEAVKKRRRTAKKPYSRSIVGATLEVIQKRRTEKPEVRDAAREAALREIKERIKKTKDERKAKKTEVLGKTQKAQGRGNIPKGSAPKGPKLGGGGGKR
- the LOC127795322 gene encoding RHOMBOID-like protein 3 isoform X2; amino-acid sequence: MAREDLESRAAKNRGETSYSSAYVIEETDAYWTSWLIPVFVVANVAVFLVSMYINNCPKHNYRFHDKCVARFLGRFSFQPLGENPLLGPSSSTLEKLGALEWNRVVHEHQQWRLITFRVGIIYLLSGFGGSVLSSLFIRNSISVGASGALFGLLGAMFSELITNWTIYTNKAAALLTLLVIVIINLAIGILPHVDNFAHIGGFLTGCLAGFILLPRPQFGWIERRNLPADVRLKSKYKAYQYVLWLISLILLIAGFTVGLVMLLRGVNANEHCHWCHYLSCVPTDRWRCD
- the LOC127795322 gene encoding RHOMBOID-like protein 3 isoform X1, producing the protein MAREDLESRAAKNRGETSYSSAYVIEETDAYWTSWLIPVFVVANVAVFLVSMYINNCPKHNYRFHDKCVARFLGRFSFQPLGENPLLGPSSSTLEKLGALEWNRVVHEHQQWRLITCMWLHAGIIHLLSNMLSLVFIGIRLEQQFGFVRVGIIYLLSGFGGSVLSSLFIRNSISVGASGALFGLLGAMFSELITNWTIYTNKAAALLTLLVIVIINLAIGILPHVDNFAHIGGFLTGCLAGFILLPRPQFGWIERRNLPADVRLKSKYKAYQYVLWLISLILLIAGFTVGLVMLLRGVNANEHCHWCHYLSCVPTDRWRCD